In Deinococcus aestuarii, one genomic interval encodes:
- a CDS encoding DUF6174 domain-containing protein has translation MFKALPPVLLALGLSACAPSQSQNSAARTTEETTVPVGGPAQVGPCAPGYVRPDFAVLERDLAAARARWTAAGVRDYSHDFAQVSAPLRFPTVRVSVRGGMAQAVRLAPGETGEPGAQARATVEDRFANIAQALEGQREQPCPAVEVEYDGRDGHPTRFSSATRQANVADGEGEWRITNFTRP, from the coding sequence ATGTTCAAGGCCCTGCCGCCCGTCCTCCTCGCCCTCGGTCTCAGCGCGTGCGCGCCGTCCCAGTCGCAGAACAGCGCAGCTCGCACCACGGAGGAGACCACCGTGCCCGTCGGCGGTCCGGCCCAGGTGGGACCGTGCGCGCCCGGCTACGTCCGGCCCGACTTCGCGGTCTTGGAACGTGACCTGGCCGCCGCCCGGGCGAGGTGGACGGCGGCGGGCGTGCGCGACTACAGCCACGACTTCGCGCAGGTGTCGGCGCCCCTGCGCTTTCCCACGGTGCGCGTCTCGGTGCGTGGCGGGATGGCGCAGGCGGTCAGGCTCGCCCCCGGGGAGACGGGCGAGCCGGGCGCCCAGGCCCGCGCGACCGTGGAGGACCGCTTCGCCAACATCGCCCAGGCGCTCGAAGGCCAGCGGGAGCAGCCCTGCCCCGCCGTCGAGGTCGAGTACGACGGGCGCGACGGCCACCCAACGCGCTTCTCCAGCGCCACCCGCCAGGCGAACGTGGCCGACGGCGAGGGCGAGTGGAGGATCACGAACTTCACCCGGCCCTGA
- a CDS encoding 1,4-dihydroxy-6-naphthoate synthase, whose protein sequence is MTDLAPATRSLDLGYSFCPNDTFIFYALHAGRVASPLPVRERLEDVQTLNDWAVAGRLPVTKISYRAYFEVMDRYVALRAGGALGRGVGPLVVAREEVGDLNGRLVASPGALTTAELLLRLAYPEVRLTRMRYDEVMPAVARGEVDAGLIIHESRFTYPEHGLVKLLDLGAWWEGETGLPLPLGAILVRRDLPLDTRRGLNRAVRGSLEYARAHPEEPMEYIRRHALEMSDDVMRAHIDLYVNDFSLDVGEEGERAVRELYRRAVEVGAVRPSALPLFVEG, encoded by the coding sequence ATGACCGACCTCGCCCCCGCCACCCGGTCCCTCGACCTGGGCTATTCGTTTTGCCCCAACGACACCTTTATCTTCTACGCCCTGCACGCCGGGCGGGTCGCCTCGCCCCTCCCCGTGCGCGAGCGGCTGGAGGACGTGCAGACCCTCAACGACTGGGCGGTCGCGGGCCGTCTCCCGGTCACCAAGATCAGCTACCGCGCCTATTTCGAGGTGATGGACCGTTACGTCGCGCTGCGGGCGGGCGGGGCGCTGGGAAGGGGCGTGGGGCCGCTCGTCGTCGCGCGGGAGGAGGTCGGGGACTTGAACGGGCGGCTGGTGGCCTCTCCCGGGGCCCTCACCACCGCCGAACTCCTGCTGCGCCTCGCCTACCCGGAGGTCCGCCTCACCCGGATGCGCTACGACGAGGTGATGCCCGCCGTGGCGCGCGGCGAGGTGGACGCCGGGCTGATCATCCACGAGTCGCGCTTCACGTACCCGGAGCACGGCCTCGTCAAGCTCCTCGACCTCGGCGCGTGGTGGGAGGGGGAGACGGGGCTGCCCCTGCCCCTCGGCGCGATTCTGGTGCGGCGCGACCTGCCGCTCGATACGCGGCGCGGTCTGAACCGGGCGGTGCGGGGGAGCCTGGAGTACGCCCGCGCCCACCCGGAGGAGCCGATGGAATACATCCGCCGTCACGCCCTGGAGATGAGCGACGACGTGATGCGGGCGCACATCGACCTCTACGTCAACGACTTCTCGCTGGACGTGGGCGAGGAGGGCGAGCGGGCCGTGCGCGAGCTGTACCGCCGGGCGGTGGAGGTGGGGGCGGTGAGGCCGTCCGCGCTGCCCCTCTTCGTGGAGGGGTGA
- the purM gene encoding phosphoribosylformylglycinamidine cyclo-ligase: MTQGSRDGEAPSAYERAGVSIDAGGQAVTLMREAVARTHGPAVLGGLGGFGGLFRPTFTGMAEPVLVASTDGVGTKTKVAARTGRYAGLGADIVNHCVNDILVQGARPLFFLDYVAMGKLRPEVAAEIVTGAAAACEALGVALLGGETAEMPGVYVEGELDLVGTVVGVVDRAALIDGSRLRPGDAVIALPSTGLHTNGYSLARMALDGLDWSEPRVDLGGGRLEDLLTAPHRAYLGAFEALRGEDVTVHGMAHITGGGLVDNPPRVFPEGVGMQVHTSSWSVPPLFELIVREANVPREEAFRALNMGVGFLFMVPAAELTSALTALRAAGETPWVIGGMVEGEGVTFAGDTPGEAVSGVSP, translated from the coding sequence ATGACTCAAGGCAGCAGGGACGGGGAGGCGCCGTCCGCCTACGAGCGGGCGGGCGTGAGCATCGACGCGGGCGGGCAGGCGGTCACCCTGATGCGGGAGGCGGTGGCCCGCACCCACGGTCCCGCCGTGCTGGGCGGCCTGGGGGGCTTCGGCGGCCTCTTCCGCCCGACCTTCACGGGGATGGCCGAGCCCGTCCTCGTCGCCTCCACCGACGGGGTGGGCACGAAGACGAAGGTCGCCGCCCGCACCGGACGCTACGCGGGCCTGGGCGCCGACATCGTGAACCACTGCGTCAACGACATCCTCGTGCAGGGGGCGCGGCCCCTCTTCTTCCTCGATTATGTGGCGATGGGCAAACTTCGCCCCGAGGTCGCCGCCGAGATCGTGACGGGCGCGGCGGCGGCGTGCGAGGCGCTGGGCGTCGCCCTGCTGGGAGGCGAGACCGCCGAGATGCCCGGCGTGTACGTGGAGGGCGAACTCGACCTCGTGGGCACGGTCGTCGGCGTGGTGGACCGCGCCGCGTTGATCGACGGGTCACGCCTGCGACCCGGTGACGCCGTGATCGCCCTGCCGAGCACCGGCCTCCACACCAACGGCTACAGCCTCGCCCGGATGGCGCTGGACGGGCTGGACTGGAGTGAACCCCGGGTGGACCTGGGCGGCGGGCGGCTCGAAGACCTCCTCACCGCGCCCCACCGCGCCTACCTGGGGGCCTTCGAGGCGCTGCGGGGGGAGGACGTGACGGTGCACGGCATGGCCCACATCACCGGGGGCGGGCTGGTGGACAACCCGCCGCGCGTCTTCCCCGAAGGGGTTGGGATGCAGGTGCATACCTCGTCGTGGAGCGTGCCGCCCCTCTTCGAGCTGATCGTGCGGGAGGCCAACGTCCCCCGTGAGGAGGCCTTCCGGGCGCTGAACATGGGTGTCGGGTTCCTGTTCATGGTGCCCGCCGCTGAACTGACCTCGGCCCTGACCGCCTTGCGTGCGGCGGGGGAGACGCCCTGGGTGATCGGCGGGATGGTCGAGGGCGAGGGGGTCACCTTCGCGGGCGACACCCCGGGCGAGGCCGTGAGCGGGGTCAGCCCTTGA
- a CDS encoding histidine phosphatase family protein — MTRRRAPFGFVPPDRATATEFWVVRHGESTWNADGRYQGQTDVPLSHIGVLQAASLAERLTGQRFAAVYTSDLARASQTAEMVAERLAGTPTVQPEPGLREIDVGELSGLVVPDIEARHPGYLSALRADPWRTRRPGGESMEDLFTRCGATFETLRLRHPGGRVLVFTHGGVVRVAVGLALGGVPAHAWARLSVTNTSITRVLLGESSGTLLGFNDDAHLENLLEATEADDVLGQAP, encoded by the coding sequence TTGACGAGGCGCCGCGCCCCTTTTGGCTTCGTGCCGCCCGACCGGGCGACCGCCACCGAGTTCTGGGTGGTCCGGCACGGCGAGAGCACCTGGAACGCCGACGGGCGCTACCAGGGGCAGACGGACGTGCCCCTCAGCCACATCGGGGTGCTTCAGGCGGCCAGCCTCGCCGAGCGGCTGACCGGGCAGAGGTTCGCCGCCGTCTACACCAGTGACCTCGCCCGCGCCTCCCAGACTGCCGAGATGGTCGCCGAGCGGCTGGCCGGGACACCGACCGTCCAGCCCGAGCCCGGCCTGCGCGAGATCGACGTGGGCGAGCTGAGCGGCCTCGTCGTGCCGGACATCGAGGCGCGGCACCCCGGCTATCTCTCCGCCCTGCGCGCCGACCCCTGGCGCACCCGCCGTCCCGGTGGGGAGAGCATGGAGGACCTCTTCACCCGCTGCGGCGCCACCTTCGAGACCCTGCGGCTGCGGCACCCGGGGGGGCGGGTCCTCGTCTTCACCCACGGCGGGGTGGTGCGGGTCGCCGTCGGCCTCGCGCTCGGGGGCGTGCCTGCCCACGCCTGGGCCCGGCTGAGCGTCACGAACACCTCGATCACCCGCGTGTTGCTCGGCGAGAGCAGCGGCACCCTCCTCGGCTTCAACGACGACGCCCACCTGGAGAACCTACTGGAGGCCACCGAGGCGGACGACGTGCTGGGGCAGGCGCCTTGA
- the meaB gene encoding methylmalonyl Co-A mutase-associated GTPase MeaB, whose amino-acid sequence MTAPGPPPTLLDRFRDGDPRALARAITLAESGLEGARPLLRAARERAGRAVVLGVTGSPGSGKSTLTDGLIAHLRGQGQRVAVLAVDPSSPYSGGAILGDRIRMLRHHADEGVFVRSLASRGALGGLSPRTLPVLALLEGAGFDWVILETVGVGQSEVDVAAVCDHTLLVLTPAGGDGVQAFKAGIMEIADVLAVNKADLPGADRTVRELRAAQGLGAHDAGTWFAPVLKTVASRGEGIAEVVAAVLAHRAHLGEAGLEERRERRAEFEVRTLVQDRVLRRARELSGNLYARVARGDLDADVAADELLSGG is encoded by the coding sequence TTGACCGCCCCCGGTCCGCCCCCCACCCTCCTCGACCGCTTCCGTGACGGCGACCCCCGCGCCCTCGCCCGCGCGATCACCCTCGCCGAGAGCGGGCTGGAGGGCGCACGTCCCCTGCTGCGCGCCGCCCGCGAACGGGCCGGGCGGGCGGTCGTCCTCGGCGTGACGGGCAGCCCCGGCAGCGGCAAGAGCACCCTCACCGACGGCTTGATCGCGCACCTGCGGGGCCAGGGGCAGCGGGTGGCCGTCCTCGCCGTGGACCCCAGCAGCCCCTACTCGGGCGGGGCGATCCTGGGCGACCGCATCCGGATGCTGCGGCACCACGCGGACGAGGGCGTCTTCGTGCGCTCGCTCGCCAGCCGGGGGGCGCTGGGCGGCCTCTCGCCCCGCACCCTGCCCGTCCTCGCGCTGCTGGAGGGGGCGGGCTTCGACTGGGTGATCCTGGAGACGGTGGGAGTGGGCCAGTCGGAGGTGGACGTGGCCGCCGTGTGCGACCACACGCTGCTCGTGCTCACGCCCGCCGGGGGGGACGGGGTGCAGGCCTTCAAGGCGGGCATCATGGAGATCGCCGACGTGCTGGCCGTGAACAAGGCCGACCTCCCCGGCGCCGACCGCACCGTCCGCGAGCTGCGGGCCGCGCAGGGCCTCGGGGCGCACGACGCGGGGACGTGGTTCGCGCCCGTCCTCAAGACCGTCGCCTCACGGGGAGAAGGCATAGCCGAGGTCGTGGCGGCGGTCCTCGCCCACCGCGCCCATCTGGGGGAGGCGGGCCTCGAAGAACGCCGTGAGCGCCGCGCCGAGTTCGAGGTGAGGACGCTGGTGCAGGACCGGGTGCTGAGGCGGGCGCGCGAGCTGAGCGGGAATCTCTACGCGCGGGTGGCCCGGGGCGACCTCGACGCGGACGTCGCCGCCGACGAGTTGCTGTCGGGGGGGTAG
- a CDS encoding isoprenylcysteine carboxyl methyltransferase family protein — MKARTLAPLLLVFLAAQRLLELRLARANERWAREHGAVEYGREHYPLFFALHAGWMLSTLLEGRRSGGRVNWPAFFLLVLAQPLRYWVIRSLGRYWNTRILIVPGGERVRGGPFRLVPHPNYAVVALELASAPLAVGAWRTALAFTLLNAALLLLIRIPTEERALRAYAQGRGEGSGAGPG; from the coding sequence ATGAAGGCCCGCACCCTCGCCCCCCTCCTCCTCGTCTTCCTGGCCGCGCAGCGCCTTCTCGAATTGCGCCTGGCCCGCGCGAACGAACGCTGGGCGCGGGAGCACGGCGCCGTCGAGTACGGGCGCGAACACTACCCCCTCTTCTTCGCCCTCCATGCGGGCTGGATGCTCTCCACCCTGCTCGAAGGCCGCCGCTCGGGGGGACGGGTGAACTGGCCCGCCTTCTTCCTCCTCGTGCTCGCCCAGCCCTTGCGGTACTGGGTGATTCGCAGCCTGGGAAGGTACTGGAATACCCGCATCCTGATCGTACCGGGGGGGGAACGGGTGCGGGGCGGCCCTTTTCGCCTGGTGCCTCACCCCAATTACGCCGTCGTTGCTTTGGAACTGGCCTCGGCGCCCCTGGCGGTCGGGGCGTGGCGCACGGCGCTGGCCTTTACCCTGCTCAACGCCGCGCTCCTGCTCCTGATCCGCATTCCCACCGAGGAGCGGGCGCTACGGGCGTATGCGCAGGGGCGCGGGGAGGGGAGCGGCGCGGGCCCTGGATGA
- a CDS encoding MFS transporter → MRATAAPAAVRHATAVAVAVTAGHFINDAYGAMLTPLTPALQDRFGVSIAAVTLLSSVYSLTSSVLQPLLGIVGERFDRRYAAALGPLMTGLGLTMMGFVPWFGALVLLVAVAGFGSGFFHPAGAAYVALNSPAEKRGLWASLFSAGGTAGMALGPVFAGVGLEHLPWFSLIGAGIAALTFAVTPSGRASGRRVGLAEYARIFRGPLVSLWAMAVLRSLASMGYNAMLPFILIARGFGAREVGVTLAVYAVASALGGIVGGRASDRYGRVPVLRAAILTTIPFFALLILSSPANWWFYPLTFLVGAAVNASVPVGVVAAQEYAPGHVAVASSIMMGFSWGFAGLLIFLVGALADVTSPTTAALVSLTLLLPSAVIAYRLPEPGRERFE, encoded by the coding sequence ATGCGCGCCACCGCCGCTCCCGCCGCCGTCCGCCACGCCACCGCCGTCGCCGTGGCCGTCACGGCGGGGCACTTCATCAACGACGCCTACGGGGCGATGCTCACCCCCCTGACCCCCGCCCTCCAGGACCGCTTCGGCGTGTCCATCGCCGCCGTGACCCTGCTCTCCAGTGTGTACAGTCTCACGAGCAGCGTGCTTCAGCCCCTCCTCGGCATCGTCGGGGAGCGGTTCGACCGCCGCTACGCCGCCGCCCTCGGCCCCCTGATGACGGGTCTGGGCCTGACGATGATGGGCTTCGTGCCGTGGTTCGGGGCTCTGGTGCTCCTCGTCGCCGTCGCGGGCTTCGGGAGCGGCTTCTTCCACCCGGCGGGGGCCGCGTACGTCGCCCTGAACAGCCCGGCGGAGAAGCGGGGGCTGTGGGCGAGTCTGTTCAGCGCGGGGGGCACGGCGGGCATGGCGCTCGGCCCGGTCTTCGCGGGGGTGGGCTTGGAGCATCTGCCCTGGTTTTCCCTCATCGGCGCGGGGATCGCGGCCCTCACCTTCGCGGTCACGCCGTCCGGGCGGGCGAGCGGGCGGCGGGTGGGCCTCGCCGAGTACGCGCGCATCTTCCGAGGGCCGCTCGTCTCCCTCTGGGCGATGGCGGTGCTGCGCTCGCTCGCCAGCATGGGGTACAACGCCATGCTTCCTTTCATCCTGATCGCTCGGGGTTTCGGGGCGCGCGAGGTCGGGGTCACGCTCGCCGTGTACGCCGTCGCCAGTGCCCTGGGCGGGATTGTCGGCGGGCGGGCGAGCGACCGGTACGGGCGGGTGCCGGTGTTGCGGGCGGCCATCCTCACGACCATTCCCTTCTTCGCGCTGCTGATCTTGTCGAGTCCGGCGAACTGGTGGTTTTACCCGCTCACCTTCCTCGTCGGGGCCGCCGTCAATGCGAGTGTGCCGGTGGGCGTGGTTGCCGCGCAGGAGTATGCGCCGGGGCATGTGGCCGTGGCGAGCAGCATCATGATGGGGTTTTCGTGGGGGTTTGCGGGGCTGCTGATCTTTCTCGTCGGGGCGCTGGCGGACGTGACGAGTCCGACGACGGCGGCGCTGGTGAGTCTGACGCTGCTCTTGCCGAGTGCGGTGATCGCGTACCGGTTGCCGGAGCCTGGGCGGGAGCGGTTCGAGTAG
- a CDS encoding DNA polymerase/3'-5' exonuclease PolX — MADLTRKAFTNVLKTTADLLDLLGQEVFRANAYRSAARSLEALDTDPAELVASGFAGVPKVGRSIAAELVTYAETDLFPPLEDAASQVPPGVLGLFRVRGLGPKKIRLLWDAGVDSLETLREAARDGRVAALKGFGAKSAGTILEAVEFALAAQERQHLSTGLDVSLGLAGRLADLNARVAGDARRGLDTVRAARVTVTGTAEEVAARLAGVVEGLAPVDPKPLLAGRVDGVPVEIAYGPAEVRGALDLMMGGGTAYREGLRAEARARGFDLSGRGLRRGGEVIPTPTEQDVARELGLPLRPAEYREPEHDGIWESLPHPDELVTEADLRGMLHTHSVWSDGAATVREMAEETVRLGHAFLGTGDHSRAAHYANGMSIERLRAHIREVRELRRAGLPVIAGSEVDILEGGSLDYPDEELAELDYVVASVHSLFTLDRERQTERLIKAASHPLVTILGHPTGRLLLRRPGYALDLGAVLAACERNGTVVEINANAYRLDLDWREALRWRDRLTFAINTDAHVPGGLTDTRFGVLVARKAGLTPERVVNTLGQEDFLEFVRRQRAGRG; from the coding sequence ATGGCTGACCTCACCCGCAAGGCCTTCACGAATGTCCTCAAGACCACCGCCGACCTCCTCGACCTGCTCGGGCAGGAGGTCTTCCGCGCGAACGCCTACCGCAGTGCCGCGCGCAGCCTGGAAGCGCTCGACACCGACCCCGCAGAACTCGTCGCGTCGGGCTTCGCGGGCGTGCCCAAGGTGGGCCGGAGCATCGCCGCCGAACTCGTCACCTACGCCGAGACGGACCTCTTCCCGCCGCTGGAGGACGCCGCCAGCCAGGTGCCGCCCGGCGTGCTGGGCCTTTTCCGGGTGCGCGGCCTGGGACCCAAGAAAATTCGGCTGCTGTGGGACGCGGGGGTGGATTCCCTCGAAACCCTGCGCGAGGCGGCGCGCGACGGGCGGGTGGCGGCCCTCAAGGGCTTCGGCGCCAAGAGTGCGGGGACCATTCTGGAGGCGGTGGAGTTTGCCCTCGCGGCCCAGGAACGTCAGCACCTCAGCACCGGGCTCGACGTGTCGCTGGGGCTCGCGGGAAGGTTGGCCGATCTGAACGCGCGGGTGGCGGGGGACGCGCGGCGCGGGCTCGATACGGTGCGCGCGGCGCGGGTGACGGTGACGGGCACGGCCGAAGAAGTGGCCGCCCGCCTCGCCGGGGTGGTGGAAGGCCTCGCCCCGGTGGACCCCAAGCCGCTCCTCGCGGGCCGGGTGGACGGGGTGCCCGTGGAGATCGCCTACGGCCCGGCGGAGGTGCGGGGAGCGCTGGACCTGATGATGGGCGGCGGCACCGCATACCGCGAGGGCCTGCGGGCGGAGGCGCGGGCGAGGGGCTTCGACCTCAGCGGGCGGGGCCTGAGACGCGGCGGCGAGGTCATTCCCACCCCCACCGAGCAGGACGTGGCGCGCGAGCTGGGCCTCCCCCTGCGCCCCGCCGAGTACCGCGAGCCCGAGCACGACGGAATCTGGGAGAGCCTTCCCCACCCCGACGAACTCGTCACCGAGGCCGACCTGCGGGGGATGCTGCACACCCACTCGGTCTGGTCGGACGGGGCGGCCACCGTGCGCGAGATGGCGGAGGAGACGGTGCGGCTGGGCCACGCCTTCCTGGGCACCGGGGACCACTCGCGCGCCGCGCACTACGCGAACGGCATGAGCATCGAGCGGCTGCGCGCCCACATCCGCGAGGTCCGCGAGTTGCGGCGGGCAGGGCTCCCCGTCATCGCGGGCTCCGAGGTGGACATCCTGGAGGGCGGCTCGCTCGACTACCCCGACGAGGAGCTGGCCGAACTCGACTACGTGGTCGCCAGCGTCCACAGCCTCTTCACCCTCGACCGCGAGCGGCAGACCGAGCGCTTGATCAAAGCCGCCTCGCATCCCCTCGTCACCATCCTGGGCCACCCCACCGGGCGCCTGCTCCTGCGCCGCCCCGGCTACGCCCTCGACCTGGGCGCCGTGCTCGCCGCCTGCGAGCGAAACGGCACCGTCGTGGAGATCAACGCCAACGCCTACCGCCTCGACCTCGACTGGCGCGAGGCCCTGCGCTGGCGGGACCGCCTCACCTTCGCCATCAACACCGACGCGCACGTCCCCGGCGGCCTGACCGACACCCGCTTCGGCGTCCTCGTCGCGCGCAAGGCGGGCCTGACCCCGGAGCGGGTGGTGAACACGCTGGGGCAGGAGGACTTTCTGGAATTCGTGCGGAGGCAGCGGGCAGGGCGGGGGTGA
- a CDS encoding histidinol-phosphatase HisJ family protein: MTSPLFDSHMHTPLCGHATGTPREYAQAALDAGLAGVCFTDHIPMPAWYDAGWRMRRNQLGEYVQGVLEARAEFQGRLEVRLGLEADFHPGTERYVAELLETHDWDYVIGSVHYIGAWGFDNPEYADEYGARDLGSLYRHYYALVEGAARTGLFDAVGHLDLPKKFGHRDPDGYAALHALDVIAERGLSLDFNTAGWRKPVGEAYPAPDLTRAAAERGIGFVLGSDAHRPGEVGFHFTEAIKQLHDVGGRIVTYQGRVRHG, translated from the coding sequence ATGACCTCGCCCCTCTTCGACTCTCACATGCACACGCCGCTGTGCGGGCACGCGACGGGCACACCGCGCGAGTACGCCCAGGCGGCCCTCGACGCGGGGCTGGCGGGCGTCTGCTTCACCGACCACATCCCCATGCCCGCGTGGTACGACGCGGGGTGGCGGATGCGCCGGAACCAGCTCGGGGAGTACGTGCAGGGCGTCTTGGAGGCGCGGGCGGAGTTCCAGGGGCGGCTGGAGGTCCGGCTGGGGCTGGAGGCCGACTTCCACCCCGGCACCGAGCGGTACGTGGCCGAGCTGCTGGAGACCCACGACTGGGACTACGTGATCGGTTCGGTCCACTACATCGGCGCCTGGGGCTTCGACAACCCGGAGTACGCGGACGAGTACGGGGCGCGGGACCTGGGCAGCCTTTACCGCCATTACTACGCGCTGGTGGAGGGCGCGGCGCGGACGGGGCTGTTCGACGCGGTGGGGCACCTCGACCTCCCCAAGAAGTTCGGGCACCGCGACCCCGACGGCTACGCGGCGCTGCACGCCCTCGACGTGATCGCCGAGCGCGGCCTCTCGCTCGACTTCAACACGGCGGGCTGGCGCAAACCCGTCGGCGAGGCCTACCCCGCCCCCGACCTCACCCGCGCCGCCGCCGAGCGCGGCATCGGCTTCGTCCTCGGCAGCGACGCGCACCGGCCGGGGGAGGTCGGTTTCCACTTCACCGAGGCGATCAAGCAGCTCCACGACGTGGGCGGGCGCATCGTGACCTACCAGGGCCGGGTGCGGCATGGCTGA
- a CDS encoding MBL fold metallo-hydrolase, whose product MLKVQVLGLPAQDNALWVVADTGQGQTRLLLDCGAGTLDTLPFAEVRAVDHVLFSHLHMDHVAGFDDLFRATFDLPGRVNHVWGPPGTARILSHRFRGYWWNHAPELSGTWHVHDVDGQAIRSLRFELHEAFEVAHEEGTRPVDGPLFTTPEVSVEAVPLRHQGVCLGYVVREPERVSVDPAALQALGLKGGPWLAALKAGATETLDVPGTPHDADELRTRLLRRQPGESLAYLTDFRLDEEEQARLAPLLAGVGTLYAEAQYLPEDADLARRNDHTTAAQVAALARAAGVGQLCLLHLSRRYRAERWPEFLAAARAVFPATHFPAGWPDEGVG is encoded by the coding sequence ATGCTCAAGGTCCAGGTCCTCGGTCTCCCGGCGCAGGACAACGCCCTGTGGGTGGTGGCGGATACCGGACAGGGGCAGACGCGGCTGCTGCTCGACTGCGGGGCCGGAACCCTGGACACGCTCCCCTTCGCGGAGGTGCGGGCGGTCGATCACGTCCTCTTCTCGCACCTGCATATGGATCACGTCGCAGGCTTCGACGACCTCTTCCGCGCGACCTTCGACCTGCCGGGCCGCGTGAACCACGTCTGGGGCCCGCCCGGCACGGCGCGCATCCTGTCGCACCGCTTCCGGGGGTACTGGTGGAACCACGCGCCCGAACTGAGCGGGACGTGGCACGTGCACGACGTGGACGGGCAGGCCATCCGGTCCTTGCGCTTCGAGCTGCACGAGGCGTTCGAGGTGGCGCACGAGGAGGGGACACGCCCGGTGGACGGTCCCCTCTTCACCACCCCCGAGGTCAGCGTGGAGGCCGTGCCCCTGCGACACCAGGGCGTGTGCCTCGGCTACGTGGTGAGGGAACCGGAACGGGTGAGCGTGGACCCGGCGGCGCTGCAAGCCCTCGGGCTGAAGGGGGGCCCGTGGCTCGCCGCGCTCAAGGCGGGGGCGACGGAGACGCTCGACGTTCCCGGCACGCCCCACGACGCGGACGAATTGCGGACGCGGCTGCTGCGCCGACAACCGGGGGAGAGCCTCGCCTACCTGACCGACTTCCGGCTGGACGAGGAGGAGCAGGCCCGGCTCGCACCCCTCCTGGCGGGGGTGGGCACCCTCTACGCCGAGGCGCAGTACCTCCCGGAGGACGCGGACCTCGCCCGGCGCAACGACCACACGACCGCCGCGCAGGTGGCGGCCCTGGCGAGAGCGGCGGGGGTGGGACAACTCTGCTTGCTGCACCTGTCACGGCGTTACCGGGCCGAGCGGTGGCCGGAGTTCCTGGCGGCGGCGCGGGCGGTCTTTCCGGCCACCCACTTTCCCGCCGGGTGGCCGGATGAGGGCGTGGGCTGA
- the argF gene encoding ornithine carbamoyltransferase: MAAANNPALLTPGTLPPPVLAGRDFLSNLDMTAAELRAVLDTAHSMRRGEWRGVKPLSGLSLALVFEKASLRTRTTFDVGMYQLGGHAITLSNTEIGLGTRERVPDVARNLERWVDGVMGRVYLQQTLHELADHASVPVINGLSDMLHPAQLLADYQTIEGEFGPDLKGRRVVYIGDGNNLANSHIHMGILTGTDVTVVTPVGYEPNAGVLMDAVKAGVQVTLTHDLAAVEGADVLYTDVWISMGQEAEADIRRRAFRGYQVTPGMLETIAPHGIFLHCLPAHYGEETVPEATEHPKSRVFDQAENRLHAQKALLYHLMGEMRPRW, encoded by the coding sequence ATGGCTGCGGCGAATAATCCTGCGCTCCTCACCCCGGGGACGCTGCCCCCGCCCGTCCTCGCCGGGCGCGACTTCCTGAGCAACCTCGACATGACGGCCGCCGAGTTGCGCGCCGTGCTGGACACCGCCCACTCGATGCGGCGGGGAGAGTGGCGCGGCGTCAAGCCCCTGAGCGGCCTGAGCCTCGCCCTGGTGTTCGAGAAGGCGTCCCTGCGCACCCGCACGACCTTCGACGTGGGGATGTACCAGCTCGGCGGGCACGCGATCACCCTGTCGAACACCGAGATCGGCCTGGGCACCCGCGAGCGCGTTCCCGACGTGGCGCGCAACCTGGAACGCTGGGTGGACGGGGTGATGGGCCGGGTGTACCTCCAGCAGACCCTCCATGAACTCGCCGACCACGCGAGCGTCCCCGTCATCAACGGGCTCTCGGACATGCTCCACCCCGCGCAGCTCCTCGCCGACTACCAGACCATCGAGGGGGAGTTCGGGCCCGACCTGAAGGGCAGGCGGGTCGTCTACATCGGCGACGGCAACAACCTCGCCAACAGCCACATCCACATGGGCATCCTGACGGGGACCGACGTGACGGTCGTGACCCCGGTCGGCTACGAGCCGAACGCGGGCGTGCTGATGGACGCCGTGAAGGCGGGCGTGCAGGTCACCCTCACCCATGACCTCGCGGCGGTCGAGGGGGCGGACGTGCTCTACACCGACGTGTGGATCAGCATGGGCCAGGAGGCGGAGGCCGACATCCGCCGCCGGGCGTTTCGGGGCTATCAGGTCACGCCGGGGATGCTGGAGACCATCGCCCCGCACGGCATCTTCCTCCACTGCCTGCCCGCCCACTACGGCGAGGAGACGGTGCCCGAGGCGACCGAGCACCCCAAGAGCCGGGTGTTCGATCAGGCCGAGAACCGCCTGCACGCGCAAAAGGCGCTGCTGTACCACCTGATGGGGGAGATGCGGCCGAGGTGGTGA